Proteins from a genomic interval of Dasania marina DSM 21967:
- a CDS encoding EAL domain-containing protein — protein MARKSTIKLLLVNESDNAGEQLISIFRNAGRVARAHRAASAEELFTALKDKDDWDLLIADDYHPEIKPEQCLEQCKKAKLSLPVIILRENSGNLAELFEAGASDVIDPSDHARLCHATFREVSRHNIVRKNHSLSEHLAEAEQRCEMLLDQSQDAIAYISDGMIIGSNQLFAEIFGYSSPEELDCLPIVDMIADGDQDKFKGLLKNQLKSDDSTQFNFSGCKENGEHFDSHVQLSRAAYDDEQCVQLTIGQQSNGGENAVSMDHDPATGLYSHDYFIAQLDSHIKQAAAGTTISTAMFISIDQFGSLRRRIGISSIETVIIDIAQHIQSHTQQENCLAHYCDDGYTILLSDTGIQKALELAEALCKSIEAHIIEVRGQSLQCTVSIGVVALDGKASDPYRIIDGAFETCEQIRSEANNKHIGNSAKIHIPERERKSVGDASGDIELDQMLEEALEDNLFSLLFHPIVSLRGSSGDHYEVLVNYKDENEQLLPANKFLNQLNFQATNTRVDRWIILEATKLLSAERDKGQNICMLINLSAHALHDDGLIPWLSVALKAGDLPAEAIAFQFDEQDLNNNLSAAISFAEALQKSGCRLSVNDFGSSDEPIKLLKHTNANYVRLSNAYAEQLQSSNDTEALKAMVSSINENNCKAIIPDIQNASALAVLWQIGADFIQGDYLAGPSSEMDHEFTDIA, from the coding sequence ATGGCAAGAAAAAGCACCATCAAGCTGCTACTGGTTAATGAATCAGATAATGCCGGCGAACAACTCATTAGCATTTTTCGCAATGCCGGCCGCGTAGCCAGAGCTCATAGAGCTGCATCTGCAGAAGAGCTTTTTACCGCCCTCAAAGACAAGGATGACTGGGATTTATTGATCGCCGATGACTACCATCCCGAAATAAAACCCGAGCAATGCCTAGAGCAGTGTAAAAAAGCCAAGCTCAGCCTGCCGGTGATTATTCTGCGCGAGAACAGCGGCAACCTCGCCGAGTTATTTGAGGCTGGCGCCAGCGATGTAATAGACCCCAGCGACCATGCCAGGCTGTGCCACGCCACCTTCAGGGAAGTCTCTAGGCACAATATTGTTCGCAAAAATCACAGCTTAAGCGAACACTTGGCCGAAGCCGAACAGCGCTGCGAAATGCTGCTGGACCAATCTCAGGACGCCATTGCCTATATCTCTGATGGCATGATCATCGGCAGCAATCAATTGTTTGCAGAAATATTTGGTTACAGTTCACCCGAGGAATTGGATTGCCTGCCTATAGTCGACATGATTGCCGACGGCGATCAAGACAAGTTTAAGGGCTTATTAAAAAACCAATTAAAAAGCGATGACAGCACCCAGTTTAATTTTTCTGGCTGCAAAGAAAATGGCGAACACTTTGACAGCCATGTGCAACTCAGCCGTGCAGCTTACGACGACGAACAATGCGTACAGCTCACCATAGGGCAACAAAGTAATGGCGGTGAAAATGCCGTCAGCATGGATCACGACCCCGCTACCGGCCTCTATAGCCACGACTATTTTATTGCTCAGCTAGATTCCCATATTAAACAAGCTGCTGCTGGCACCACTATCAGCACTGCCATGTTTATCAGCATTGACCAATTTGGCTCGCTGCGCCGTCGCATAGGCATTAGCAGTATAGAGACGGTGATTATCGATATAGCCCAACATATACAAAGCCACACCCAGCAAGAAAATTGCCTAGCCCACTATTGCGATGACGGCTACACCATACTGTTATCAGATACCGGCATACAAAAAGCTCTAGAACTAGCCGAAGCGCTATGCAAAAGCATAGAGGCGCATATTATTGAAGTGCGCGGGCAATCACTGCAGTGCACCGTAAGCATAGGCGTAGTCGCTTTAGACGGTAAAGCCTCAGACCCTTATCGTATTATCGATGGTGCCTTTGAAACCTGCGAGCAAATTCGCAGCGAGGCTAATAACAAACACATAGGCAATAGCGCAAAAATCCATATCCCTGAACGAGAACGTAAGTCAGTGGGCGACGCCAGCGGCGATATCGAACTGGATCAAATGCTAGAAGAGGCCTTGGAAGACAACCTCTTCTCACTACTATTCCACCCTATAGTCAGCTTGCGGGGCAGCAGTGGCGACCACTACGAAGTACTGGTCAACTACAAAGATGAGAACGAGCAGCTATTGCCCGCTAATAAATTTTTAAACCAGCTTAATTTTCAAGCCACCAACACACGGGTGGATCGCTGGATTATTTTAGAGGCCACCAAGTTGCTTTCCGCAGAGCGCGACAAAGGCCAAAACATATGCATGTTAATTAATTTAAGTGCCCACGCCTTGCACGATGACGGTTTAATCCCCTGGCTGAGCGTGGCCTTAAAAGCCGGCGACCTACCCGCCGAAGCTATAGCCTTTCAATTTGACGAGCAAGATTTAAACAATAACTTAAGCGCCGCCATTAGTTTTGCTGAAGCCTTACAAAAATCCGGCTGCCGCTTATCGGTTAATGACTTTGGCAGCAGTGACGAGCCCATCAAATTACTAAAACACACCAACGCCAACTATGTGCGCCTCAGCAACGCTTACGCCGAACAGCTGCAAAGCAGTAATGACACCGAAGCACTCAAAGCCATGGTGAGCAGCATTAACGAAAATAACTGCAAAGCCATTATCCCCGATATACAAAACGCCTCAGCCCTAGCAGTGCTATGGCAAATAGGCGCAGATTTTATCCAAGGGGATTACTTGGCTGGACCCAGCTCAGAAATGGACCACGAGTTTACGGATATAGCTTAA